In Chelonia mydas isolate rCheMyd1 chromosome 10, rCheMyd1.pri.v2, whole genome shotgun sequence, a single window of DNA contains:
- the SEMA6D gene encoding semaphorin-6D isoform X8 yields the protein MRLLLLCACLMLLTVSRCLAVSFPEDADPINVVDYHYSRQYPVFKGRPSGNESQHRLDFQLMLKIRDTLYIAGRDQVYTVNLNEVPKAEVTPSKKLTWRSRQQDRENCAMKGKHKDECHNFIKVFVPRNDEMVFVCGTNAFNPMCRYYWLNTLEYDGEEISGLARCPFDARQTNVALFADGKLYSATVADFLASDAVIYRSMGDGSALRTIKYDSKWIKEPHFLHAIEYGNYVYFFFREIAVEHNNLGKAVYSRVARICKNDMGGSQRVLEKHWTSFLKARLNCSVPGDSFFYFDVLQSITDIIEINGVPTVVGVFTTQLNSIPGSAVCAFSMDDIEKVFKGRFKEQKTPDSVWTAVPEDKVPKPRPGCCAKHGLAEAYKTSIDFPDETLSFIKSHPLMDSAVPSVIEEPWFTKTRVRYRLTAVAVDHSAGPYQNYTVIFVGSEAGVVLKILAKTRSFSLNDSVLLEEIDAYNHAKCNAESEEDRKVISLQLDKEHHAIFVAFSSCVIRIPLSRCEHHGSCKKSCIASRDPYCGWLDQGACGRVKPGMFTGGYEQDVEYGNTGQLGDCHGVRWEVQSGDSNQMVHMNVLITCVFAAFVLGAFLAGVAVYCYRDIFVRKSRKIHKDAESAQSCTDSSGSFAKLNGLFDSPVKEYQQNIDSPKLYTNLLSSRKELPPNGDTKSMIMDHRGQPPELAALPTPESTPVLQQKTLQVMKSQSDKAHSNLNASRKETPLKSPQFFPSSPPPHSPLSHGHIPSAIVLPNATHDYNTSFSNSNAHKADKKMQNIDHPLTKPSSKKDHRRSVDSRNTLNDFLKHLNETPNNPKSIMGDIQVAHQTLMLDPMGNMSEIPPKVPNREASLYSPPSTLPRNSPTKRVDVPTTPAVPMTSLDRQRGYHKNSSQRHSISALPKNLNSPNGVLLSRQPSITRGGYMPPATGTKMDYMQGTPVSVHLQPSLSRQSSYTSNGTLPRTGIKRTPSIKPDVPPKPSFVPQTTSVRPLNKYSY from the exons ATGAGGCTGCTTCTGCTTTGTGCTTGTCTGATGCTATTGACTGTGTCCCGGTGCCTAGCTGTCAGCTTTCCTGAAGACGCTGACCCTATTAACGTTGTTGACTACCATT ATTCAAGGCAATATCCAGTATTTAAAGGACGCCCTTCAGGCAATGAATCTCAACACAGGCTGGACTTTCAACTGATGTTGAAAATTCGAGACACACTTTATATCGCTGGCAG GGATCAAGTTTATACAGTAAACTTAAATGAAGTTCCCAAGGCAGAAGTTACTCCAAGCAAA aaattaaccTGGAGATCGAGACAgcaggacagagagaactgtGCCATGAAAGGCAAACACAAA gaTGAATGCCATAACTTTATTAAAGTCTTTGTTCCCAGAAATGATGAGATGGTGTTTGTCTGTGGTACAAATGCATTTAACCCCATGTGCAGATACTACTGG cTGAATACCTTAGAGTATGACGGAGAGGAAATTAGCGGATTGGCAAGATGCCCATTTGATGCCAGACAAACCAACGTTGCCCTCTTTGCTG ATGGGAAATTGTATTCAGCAACAGTAGCAGATTTTCTAGCAAGCGATGCTGTTATTTACCGCAGCATGGGAGATGGATCTGCCCTAAGAACAATAAAATACGATTCCAAATGGATAAAag AACCACATTTCCTCCATGCCATAGAATATGGCAACTATGTTTATTTCTTCTTTCGAGAAATTGCTGTAGAGCACAATAATTTAGGCAAG GCTGTGTATTCCCGTGTGGCACGCATATGCAAAAATGACATGGGTGGCTCCCAAAGAGTGCTGGAAAAACACTGGACTTCATTCCTAAAAGCTCGGCTCAACTGTTCTGTTCCCGGGGATTCATTTTTCTACTTTGATGTTCTGCAGTCGATCACAGACATAATAGAAATCAATGGAGTCCCTACTGTTGTCGGTGTATTCACCACACAGCTTAACAG catCCCTGGTTCAGCAGTGTGTGCTTTCAGCATGGATGACATTGAGAAAGTATTCAAAGGaagatttaaagaacaaaaaacacCAGACTCTGTTTGGACAGCTGTACCCGAAGACAAAGTACCAAAGCCAAG ACCTGGTTGCTGTGCAAAACATGGTCTAGCAGAGGCTTACAAAACCTCCATTGATTTCCCGGATGAAACCTTATCCTTCATCAAATCCCATCCATTGATGGATTCTGCAGTTCCATCAGTCATCGAGGAGCCCTGGTTCACAAAGACACGGGTCAG ATATAGGTTGACTGCAGTTGCTGTAGACCATTCCGCTGGACCCTACCAAAACTACACAGTCATATTTGTTGGCTCTGAAGCAGGAGTGGTACTTAAGATCTTGGCAAAGACCAGATCTTTTTCTTTGAATGACAGCGTATTACTGGAAGAGATTGATGCTTATAATCATGCAAA GTGTAATGCAGAGAGTGAAGAAGACAGAAAAGTCATTTCCCTTCAGTTGGATAAAGAACACCATGCTATATTTGTGGCATTCTCCAGTTGTGTTATTAGAATTCCCCTCAGTCGCTGTGAGCATCATGGATCATGTAAAAA GTCTTGTATTGCTTCACGAGACCCCTACTGTGGCTGGCTAGACCAGGGGGCATGCGGAAGAGTGAAACCTGGCATGTT CACTGGAGGATATGAGCAAGATGTAGAATACGGCAATACAGGACAGCTTGGGGACTGCCATG GTGTAAGGTGGGAAGTACAGTCAGGAGATTCCAACCAAATGGTACACATGAACGTCCTGATCACTTGTGTCTTTGCTGCTTTTGTCCTGGGAGCCTTCCTTGCAGGAGTGGCAGTTTACTGTTACCGAGATATATTTGTACGGAAATCCAGAAAAATACACAAAGATGCAGAATCAGCTCAGTCCTGTACAGACTCCAGTGGAAGTTTTGCTAAACTGAATGGGTTATTTGATAGTCCTGTCAAGGAATATCAGCAAAACATTGACTCGCCTAAACTGTACACAAATCTGTTGAGTAGCAGAAAAGAACTGCCACCGAATGGTGATACAAAATCCATGATAATGGATCACAGAGGCCAGCCTCCAGAATTAGCTGCACTTCCTACTCCAGAATCCACCCCCGTACTGCAGCAAAAGACACTGCAGGTGATGAAGAGTCAGTCAGACAAGGCACATAGCAACCTCAATGCTTCAAGAAAAGAAACCCCTCTAAAAAGTCCTCAATTTTTTCCTTCTagtcccccaccccattctccattAAGTCATGGACATATTCCCAGTGCTATTGTTCTTCCCAATGCTACCCATGACTACAACACATCTTTCTCAAATTCTAACGCACATAAAGCAGACAAAAAGATGCAAAATATTGATCACCCACTTACAAAACCGTCAAGCAAAAAAGACCACAGGCGATCTGTTGATTCCAGGAATACCCTGAACGattttctgaaacatttaaaCGAAACTCCTAATAATCCCAAATCAATTATGGGAGACATTCAAGTGGCTCACCAGACTTTAATGCTGGATCCAATGGGAAATATGTCTGAGATTCCACCTAAAGTTCCTAACAGGGAGGCATCTTTATACTCCCCTCCATCTACGCTTCCAAGAAATAGTCCAACAAAACGGGTGGACGTCCCTACTACCCCAGCAGTACCAATGACTTCTTTAGACAGACAAAGGGGCTATCACAAAAATTCTTCACAAAGGCATTCAATATCTGCCCTTCCTAAAAACTTAAACTCACCAAATGGTGTTTTGTTATCCAGACAGCCTAGTATTACCCGTGGGGGATACATGCCTCCTGCTACAggcacaaagatggactacatgCAAGGAACACCGGTCAGCGTTCACCTACAGCCTTCTTTATCCAGACAAAGCAGTTACACAAGCAATGGAACCCTTCCTCGTACAGGGATAAAGAGGACACCATCCATAAAACCTGACGTGCCACCAAAACCCTCATTCGTTCCTCAAACAACTTCAGTCAGACCACTGAACAAATACAGCTACTAG
- the SEMA6D gene encoding semaphorin-6D isoform X3 — protein MRLLLLCACLMLLTVSRCLAVSFPEDADPINVVDYHYSRQYPVFKGRPSGNESQHRLDFQLMLKIRDTLYIAGRDQVYTVNLNEVPKAEVTPSKKLTWRSRQQDRENCAMKGKHKDECHNFIKVFVPRNDEMVFVCGTNAFNPMCRYYWLNTLEYDGEEISGLARCPFDARQTNVALFADGKLYSATVADFLASDAVIYRSMGDGSALRTIKYDSKWIKEPHFLHAIEYGNYVYFFFREIAVEHNNLGKAVYSRVARICKNDMGGSQRVLEKHWTSFLKARLNCSVPGDSFFYFDVLQSITDIIEINGVPTVVGVFTTQLNSIPGSAVCAFSMDDIEKVFKGRFKEQKTPDSVWTAVPEDKVPKPRPGCCAKHGLAEAYKTSIDFPDETLSFIKSHPLMDSAVPSVIEEPWFTKTRVRYRLTAVAVDHSAGPYQNYTVIFVGSEAGVVLKILAKTRSFSLNDSVLLEEIDAYNHAKCNAESEEDRKVISLQLDKEHHAIFVAFSSCVIRIPLSRCEHHGSCKKSCIASRDPYCGWLDQGACGRVKPGMLFSLFVSYNHSTGGYEQDVEYGNTGQLGDCHDMELSSASITTMASIPVISPKVIGSWKPKVTGSRKFVVQDDPNTSDYSDPLSGVPKGVRWEVQSGDSNQMVHMNVLITCVFAAFVLGAFLAGVAVYCYRDIFVRKSRKIHKDAESAQSCTDSSGSFAKLNGLFDSPVKEYQQNIDSPKLYTNLLSSRKELPPNGDTKSMIMDHRGQPPELAALPTPESTPVLQQKTLQVMKSQSDKAHSNLNASRKETPLKSPQFFPSSPPPHSPLSHGHIPSAIVLPNATHDYNTSFSNSNAHKADKKMQNIDHPLTKPSSKKDHRRSVDSRNTLNDFLKHLNETPNNPKSIMGDIQVAHQTLMLDPMGNMSEIPPKVPNREASLYSPPSTLPRNSPTKRVDVPTTPAVPMTSLDRQRGYHKNSSQRHSISALPKNLNSPNGVLLSRQPSITRGGYMPPATGTKMDYMQGTPVSVHLQPSLSRQSSYTSNGTLPRTGIKRTPSIKPDVPPKPSFVPQTTSVRPLNKYSY, from the exons ATGAGGCTGCTTCTGCTTTGTGCTTGTCTGATGCTATTGACTGTGTCCCGGTGCCTAGCTGTCAGCTTTCCTGAAGACGCTGACCCTATTAACGTTGTTGACTACCATT ATTCAAGGCAATATCCAGTATTTAAAGGACGCCCTTCAGGCAATGAATCTCAACACAGGCTGGACTTTCAACTGATGTTGAAAATTCGAGACACACTTTATATCGCTGGCAG GGATCAAGTTTATACAGTAAACTTAAATGAAGTTCCCAAGGCAGAAGTTACTCCAAGCAAA aaattaaccTGGAGATCGAGACAgcaggacagagagaactgtGCCATGAAAGGCAAACACAAA gaTGAATGCCATAACTTTATTAAAGTCTTTGTTCCCAGAAATGATGAGATGGTGTTTGTCTGTGGTACAAATGCATTTAACCCCATGTGCAGATACTACTGG cTGAATACCTTAGAGTATGACGGAGAGGAAATTAGCGGATTGGCAAGATGCCCATTTGATGCCAGACAAACCAACGTTGCCCTCTTTGCTG ATGGGAAATTGTATTCAGCAACAGTAGCAGATTTTCTAGCAAGCGATGCTGTTATTTACCGCAGCATGGGAGATGGATCTGCCCTAAGAACAATAAAATACGATTCCAAATGGATAAAag AACCACATTTCCTCCATGCCATAGAATATGGCAACTATGTTTATTTCTTCTTTCGAGAAATTGCTGTAGAGCACAATAATTTAGGCAAG GCTGTGTATTCCCGTGTGGCACGCATATGCAAAAATGACATGGGTGGCTCCCAAAGAGTGCTGGAAAAACACTGGACTTCATTCCTAAAAGCTCGGCTCAACTGTTCTGTTCCCGGGGATTCATTTTTCTACTTTGATGTTCTGCAGTCGATCACAGACATAATAGAAATCAATGGAGTCCCTACTGTTGTCGGTGTATTCACCACACAGCTTAACAG catCCCTGGTTCAGCAGTGTGTGCTTTCAGCATGGATGACATTGAGAAAGTATTCAAAGGaagatttaaagaacaaaaaacacCAGACTCTGTTTGGACAGCTGTACCCGAAGACAAAGTACCAAAGCCAAG ACCTGGTTGCTGTGCAAAACATGGTCTAGCAGAGGCTTACAAAACCTCCATTGATTTCCCGGATGAAACCTTATCCTTCATCAAATCCCATCCATTGATGGATTCTGCAGTTCCATCAGTCATCGAGGAGCCCTGGTTCACAAAGACACGGGTCAG ATATAGGTTGACTGCAGTTGCTGTAGACCATTCCGCTGGACCCTACCAAAACTACACAGTCATATTTGTTGGCTCTGAAGCAGGAGTGGTACTTAAGATCTTGGCAAAGACCAGATCTTTTTCTTTGAATGACAGCGTATTACTGGAAGAGATTGATGCTTATAATCATGCAAA GTGTAATGCAGAGAGTGAAGAAGACAGAAAAGTCATTTCCCTTCAGTTGGATAAAGAACACCATGCTATATTTGTGGCATTCTCCAGTTGTGTTATTAGAATTCCCCTCAGTCGCTGTGAGCATCATGGATCATGTAAAAA GTCTTGTATTGCTTCACGAGACCCCTACTGTGGCTGGCTAGACCAGGGGGCATGCGGAAGAGTGAAACCTGGCATGTT GttctctttgtttgtttcatACAACCACAGCACTGGAGGATATGAGCAAGATGTAGAATACGGCAATACAGGACAGCTTGGGGACTGCCATG ACATGGAGTTATCCTCAGCTTCTATTACCACAATGGCAAGTATCCCAGTTATATCACCTAAAGTGATTGGTTCCTGGAAACCTAAAGTGACTGGCTCTCGGAAATTTGTAGTTCAAGATGACCCAAACACTTCTGATTATTCTGATCCATTATCAGGTGTCCCAAAGG GTGTAAGGTGGGAAGTACAGTCAGGAGATTCCAACCAAATGGTACACATGAACGTCCTGATCACTTGTGTCTTTGCTGCTTTTGTCCTGGGAGCCTTCCTTGCAGGAGTGGCAGTTTACTGTTACCGAGATATATTTGTACGGAAATCCAGAAAAATACACAAAGATGCAGAATCAGCTCAGTCCTGTACAGACTCCAGTGGAAGTTTTGCTAAACTGAATGGGTTATTTGATAGTCCTGTCAAGGAATATCAGCAAAACATTGACTCGCCTAAACTGTACACAAATCTGTTGAGTAGCAGAAAAGAACTGCCACCGAATGGTGATACAAAATCCATGATAATGGATCACAGAGGCCAGCCTCCAGAATTAGCTGCACTTCCTACTCCAGAATCCACCCCCGTACTGCAGCAAAAGACACTGCAGGTGATGAAGAGTCAGTCAGACAAGGCACATAGCAACCTCAATGCTTCAAGAAAAGAAACCCCTCTAAAAAGTCCTCAATTTTTTCCTTCTagtcccccaccccattctccattAAGTCATGGACATATTCCCAGTGCTATTGTTCTTCCCAATGCTACCCATGACTACAACACATCTTTCTCAAATTCTAACGCACATAAAGCAGACAAAAAGATGCAAAATATTGATCACCCACTTACAAAACCGTCAAGCAAAAAAGACCACAGGCGATCTGTTGATTCCAGGAATACCCTGAACGattttctgaaacatttaaaCGAAACTCCTAATAATCCCAAATCAATTATGGGAGACATTCAAGTGGCTCACCAGACTTTAATGCTGGATCCAATGGGAAATATGTCTGAGATTCCACCTAAAGTTCCTAACAGGGAGGCATCTTTATACTCCCCTCCATCTACGCTTCCAAGAAATAGTCCAACAAAACGGGTGGACGTCCCTACTACCCCAGCAGTACCAATGACTTCTTTAGACAGACAAAGGGGCTATCACAAAAATTCTTCACAAAGGCATTCAATATCTGCCCTTCCTAAAAACTTAAACTCACCAAATGGTGTTTTGTTATCCAGACAGCCTAGTATTACCCGTGGGGGATACATGCCTCCTGCTACAggcacaaagatggactacatgCAAGGAACACCGGTCAGCGTTCACCTACAGCCTTCTTTATCCAGACAAAGCAGTTACACAAGCAATGGAACCCTTCCTCGTACAGGGATAAAGAGGACACCATCCATAAAACCTGACGTGCCACCAAAACCCTCATTCGTTCCTCAAACAACTTCAGTCAGACCACTGAACAAATACAGCTACTAG
- the SEMA6D gene encoding semaphorin-6D isoform X7 produces the protein MRLLLLCACLMLLTVSRCLAVSFPEDADPINVVDYHYSRQYPVFKGRPSGNESQHRLDFQLMLKIRDTLYIAGRDQVYTVNLNEVPKAEVTPSKKLTWRSRQQDRENCAMKGKHKDECHNFIKVFVPRNDEMVFVCGTNAFNPMCRYYWLNTLEYDGEEISGLARCPFDARQTNVALFADGKLYSATVADFLASDAVIYRSMGDGSALRTIKYDSKWIKEPHFLHAIEYGNYVYFFFREIAVEHNNLGKAVYSRVARICKNDMGGSQRVLEKHWTSFLKARLNCSVPGDSFFYFDVLQSITDIIEINGVPTVVGVFTTQLNSIPGSAVCAFSMDDIEKVFKGRFKEQKTPDSVWTAVPEDKVPKPRPGCCAKHGLAEAYKTSIDFPDETLSFIKSHPLMDSAVPSVIEEPWFTKTRVRYRLTAVAVDHSAGPYQNYTVIFVGSEAGVVLKILAKTRSFSLNDSVLLEEIDAYNHAKCNAESEEDRKVISLQLDKEHHAIFVAFSSCVIRIPLSRCEHHGSCKKSCIASRDPYCGWLDQGACGRVKPGMLFSLFVSYNHSTGGYEQDVEYGNTGQLGDCHGVRWEVQSGDSNQMVHMNVLITCVFAAFVLGAFLAGVAVYCYRDIFVRKSRKIHKDAESAQSCTDSSGSFAKLNGLFDSPVKEYQQNIDSPKLYTNLLSSRKELPPNGDTKSMIMDHRGQPPELAALPTPESTPVLQQKTLQVMKSQSDKAHSNLNASRKETPLKSPQFFPSSPPPHSPLSHGHIPSAIVLPNATHDYNTSFSNSNAHKADKKMQNIDHPLTKPSSKKDHRRSVDSRNTLNDFLKHLNETPNNPKSIMGDIQVAHQTLMLDPMGNMSEIPPKVPNREASLYSPPSTLPRNSPTKRVDVPTTPAVPMTSLDRQRGYHKNSSQRHSISALPKNLNSPNGVLLSRQPSITRGGYMPPATGTKMDYMQGTPVSVHLQPSLSRQSSYTSNGTLPRTGIKRTPSIKPDVPPKPSFVPQTTSVRPLNKYSY, from the exons ATGAGGCTGCTTCTGCTTTGTGCTTGTCTGATGCTATTGACTGTGTCCCGGTGCCTAGCTGTCAGCTTTCCTGAAGACGCTGACCCTATTAACGTTGTTGACTACCATT ATTCAAGGCAATATCCAGTATTTAAAGGACGCCCTTCAGGCAATGAATCTCAACACAGGCTGGACTTTCAACTGATGTTGAAAATTCGAGACACACTTTATATCGCTGGCAG GGATCAAGTTTATACAGTAAACTTAAATGAAGTTCCCAAGGCAGAAGTTACTCCAAGCAAA aaattaaccTGGAGATCGAGACAgcaggacagagagaactgtGCCATGAAAGGCAAACACAAA gaTGAATGCCATAACTTTATTAAAGTCTTTGTTCCCAGAAATGATGAGATGGTGTTTGTCTGTGGTACAAATGCATTTAACCCCATGTGCAGATACTACTGG cTGAATACCTTAGAGTATGACGGAGAGGAAATTAGCGGATTGGCAAGATGCCCATTTGATGCCAGACAAACCAACGTTGCCCTCTTTGCTG ATGGGAAATTGTATTCAGCAACAGTAGCAGATTTTCTAGCAAGCGATGCTGTTATTTACCGCAGCATGGGAGATGGATCTGCCCTAAGAACAATAAAATACGATTCCAAATGGATAAAag AACCACATTTCCTCCATGCCATAGAATATGGCAACTATGTTTATTTCTTCTTTCGAGAAATTGCTGTAGAGCACAATAATTTAGGCAAG GCTGTGTATTCCCGTGTGGCACGCATATGCAAAAATGACATGGGTGGCTCCCAAAGAGTGCTGGAAAAACACTGGACTTCATTCCTAAAAGCTCGGCTCAACTGTTCTGTTCCCGGGGATTCATTTTTCTACTTTGATGTTCTGCAGTCGATCACAGACATAATAGAAATCAATGGAGTCCCTACTGTTGTCGGTGTATTCACCACACAGCTTAACAG catCCCTGGTTCAGCAGTGTGTGCTTTCAGCATGGATGACATTGAGAAAGTATTCAAAGGaagatttaaagaacaaaaaacacCAGACTCTGTTTGGACAGCTGTACCCGAAGACAAAGTACCAAAGCCAAG ACCTGGTTGCTGTGCAAAACATGGTCTAGCAGAGGCTTACAAAACCTCCATTGATTTCCCGGATGAAACCTTATCCTTCATCAAATCCCATCCATTGATGGATTCTGCAGTTCCATCAGTCATCGAGGAGCCCTGGTTCACAAAGACACGGGTCAG ATATAGGTTGACTGCAGTTGCTGTAGACCATTCCGCTGGACCCTACCAAAACTACACAGTCATATTTGTTGGCTCTGAAGCAGGAGTGGTACTTAAGATCTTGGCAAAGACCAGATCTTTTTCTTTGAATGACAGCGTATTACTGGAAGAGATTGATGCTTATAATCATGCAAA GTGTAATGCAGAGAGTGAAGAAGACAGAAAAGTCATTTCCCTTCAGTTGGATAAAGAACACCATGCTATATTTGTGGCATTCTCCAGTTGTGTTATTAGAATTCCCCTCAGTCGCTGTGAGCATCATGGATCATGTAAAAA GTCTTGTATTGCTTCACGAGACCCCTACTGTGGCTGGCTAGACCAGGGGGCATGCGGAAGAGTGAAACCTGGCATGTT GttctctttgtttgtttcatACAACCACAGCACTGGAGGATATGAGCAAGATGTAGAATACGGCAATACAGGACAGCTTGGGGACTGCCATG GTGTAAGGTGGGAAGTACAGTCAGGAGATTCCAACCAAATGGTACACATGAACGTCCTGATCACTTGTGTCTTTGCTGCTTTTGTCCTGGGAGCCTTCCTTGCAGGAGTGGCAGTTTACTGTTACCGAGATATATTTGTACGGAAATCCAGAAAAATACACAAAGATGCAGAATCAGCTCAGTCCTGTACAGACTCCAGTGGAAGTTTTGCTAAACTGAATGGGTTATTTGATAGTCCTGTCAAGGAATATCAGCAAAACATTGACTCGCCTAAACTGTACACAAATCTGTTGAGTAGCAGAAAAGAACTGCCACCGAATGGTGATACAAAATCCATGATAATGGATCACAGAGGCCAGCCTCCAGAATTAGCTGCACTTCCTACTCCAGAATCCACCCCCGTACTGCAGCAAAAGACACTGCAGGTGATGAAGAGTCAGTCAGACAAGGCACATAGCAACCTCAATGCTTCAAGAAAAGAAACCCCTCTAAAAAGTCCTCAATTTTTTCCTTCTagtcccccaccccattctccattAAGTCATGGACATATTCCCAGTGCTATTGTTCTTCCCAATGCTACCCATGACTACAACACATCTTTCTCAAATTCTAACGCACATAAAGCAGACAAAAAGATGCAAAATATTGATCACCCACTTACAAAACCGTCAAGCAAAAAAGACCACAGGCGATCTGTTGATTCCAGGAATACCCTGAACGattttctgaaacatttaaaCGAAACTCCTAATAATCCCAAATCAATTATGGGAGACATTCAAGTGGCTCACCAGACTTTAATGCTGGATCCAATGGGAAATATGTCTGAGATTCCACCTAAAGTTCCTAACAGGGAGGCATCTTTATACTCCCCTCCATCTACGCTTCCAAGAAATAGTCCAACAAAACGGGTGGACGTCCCTACTACCCCAGCAGTACCAATGACTTCTTTAGACAGACAAAGGGGCTATCACAAAAATTCTTCACAAAGGCATTCAATATCTGCCCTTCCTAAAAACTTAAACTCACCAAATGGTGTTTTGTTATCCAGACAGCCTAGTATTACCCGTGGGGGATACATGCCTCCTGCTACAggcacaaagatggactacatgCAAGGAACACCGGTCAGCGTTCACCTACAGCCTTCTTTATCCAGACAAAGCAGTTACACAAGCAATGGAACCCTTCCTCGTACAGGGATAAAGAGGACACCATCCATAAAACCTGACGTGCCACCAAAACCCTCATTCGTTCCTCAAACAACTTCAGTCAGACCACTGAACAAATACAGCTACTAG